A DNA window from Zingiber officinale cultivar Zhangliang chromosome 3A, Zo_v1.1, whole genome shotgun sequence contains the following coding sequences:
- the LOC122050673 gene encoding beta-glucosidase 26-like — MNLKGSSSTFFFLFILLLVAECVYGYKTNNAKLVSKVHKLSRDAFPHGFVFGTAASAYQVEGEALKGGRGPSIWDAFVKIPGLIPNNATGDVTDDEYHHYKEDIDIMKEHNFDAYRFSISWSRIFPNGTGAINWEGVDYYDRLIDNLILKGIIPYVNLYHYDLPLALQNEYLGWLSPKIVDAFADYADFCFKRYGDRVKNWFTFNEPRVVAALGFDTGAQAPGRATGSQFGGNSSTEPYIVAHNLILSHAAAVNRYREKYQKEQQGKIGILLDFVWYEPHTYSDKDKAAAQRAKDFHVGWFIHPLTYGYYPQSIQDIVKERLPKFTNDEVELVRGSYDYLGINQYTTYYVKDNSTTNPKPISYQDDWLVEFKYDRNGVPIGPRAHSDWLYIVPWGLYKAVTYVKENYGNPIVFLSENGMDQPGNVTLPKGLQDTQRRHFYHNYITELKRAIDDGASVIGYFAWSLLDNFEWRLGYTSRFGIVYVDFKNKKRFPKESARWFKKILQRS; from the exons ATGAACCTTAAAGGGTCCTCCTCcacatttttctttttatttattttacttcTCGTAGCAGAATGCGTATATGGTTATAAAACAAACAATGCGAAACTAGTTTCAAAAGTGCACAAGCTAAGTCGTGATGCCTTCCCTCATGGCTTTGTATTTGGCACCGCTGCATCTGCTTATCAAGTTGAGGGAGAGGCACTCAAGGGTGGTCGAGGACCTAGCATTTGGGATGCATTTGTAAAAATTCCAG GTCTCATTCCAAATAACGCAACGGGTGATGTAACAGATGATGAGTATCATCATTATAAG GAAGATATTGACATTATGAAGGAGCACAATTTTGATGCTTATAGATTCTCGATCTCTTGGAGTAGAATTTTCCCAA ATGGAACTGGAGCCATTAATTGGGAAGGTGTTGACTATTATGATAGGCTAATTGACAATTTAATACTCAAAG GTATTATTCCATATGTCAATCTCtatcactacgatcttccattAGCACTCCAAAATGAATATTTGGGTTGGTTGAGTCCGAAGATAGT GGATGCATTTGCGGATTATGCTGACTTTTGCTTTAAGAGATACGGTGATAGAGTGAAAAATTGGTTCACATTCAATGAGCCAAGAGTGGTGGCAGCTCTAGGTTTTGATACTGGTGCTCAAGCCCCTGGAAGAGCTACTGGTAGTCAATTTGGAGGAAACTCATCTACGGAGCCTTACATTGTGGCTCATAATCTCATCTTATCTCATGCTGCAGCAGTTAATAGATATCGTGAGAAGTATCAA AAAGAGCAACAAGGAAAAATTGGAATTCTTCTAGATTTTGTTTGGTACGAGCCTCACACTTACTCTGACAAGGATAAAGCTGCTGCTCAGAGAGCTAAAGATTTTCACGTGGGATG GTTCATTCACCCTCTGACATATGGATACTATCCTCAATCCATTCAAGACATTGTTAAAGAAAGATTGCCAAAATTTACTAATGATGAAGTGGAGCTAGTTAGAGGTTCATATGACTATTTGGGAATTAATCAATACACAACTTATTATGTCAAGGATAATAGTACAACAAATCCTAAACCTATTAGTTATCAAGATGATTGGCTCGTTGAATTTAAAT ATGATCGAAATGGGGTACCAATTGGACCAAGG GCTCATTCCGATTGGCTCTACATAGTTCCTTGGGGATTGTATAAGGCAGTGACATATGTTAAGGAAAACTATGGCAATCCAATTGTCTTTCTATCTGAAAATG GCATGGATCAACCGGGCAATGTCACACTTCCAAAAGGCTTACAAGATACTCAAAGGAGACATTTTTATCATAACTACATTACTGAATTAAAGAGAGCTATAGATGATGGTGCTTCAGTGATTGGGTACTTTGCATGGTCTCTTCTTGATAACTTTGAATGGAGACTAGGATACACATCAAGGTTTGGTATTGTCTATGTTGACTTTAAGAATAAAAAGCGCTTCCCGAAGGAATCAGCTCGTTGGTTCAAGAAGATTCTCCAAAGGAGTTAA